In Streptomyces sp. TLI_146, the genomic stretch GGATCGCGGCCGGGCTGCACGCCGTGCTGCGGCTGCCGCCGGGCACCGAGCGGGCGGTCCTGAAGGCCGCGGCCTGGCAGGGGATCGCGCTCGACGGACTGGCCGCCTACCGCCACCCGGACGCGACCATGCCGGGCCAGGACGGCCTGGTCGTCGGCTATGCGACCCCGCCGGACCACGCCTATCAGGCGGCCCTGGACGCCTTGTGCCGGGCGCTGCCGCCGGCGCCGTGAGGCCCGGGGCTTCGAGGTCGGGGACTTAGGCTGGAGGAGCCTGGCGATCATGAGGGGGAGTGGCTGACGTGGCCGAAGTGACGGAACTGGTCGGGGAGTTCGACGGGGAGCGGATCAGCTGCGCGGTGGCGGAGCCCGACGCAATGATCCCCTCCGTCACGGTCGTCCTGCTGCACGGCGCCGGAATCGGCGACAAGGCGCGGCTCGCGGAGCTGGGGGAGGACTTCCGCTCGCGTGGCCACCGCGTCCTCGCCCTCGACTTCTCCGGGCACGGCGCCTCCAGCGGCGACCTCGCGGAGCTGAGCCTGGAACGCCGCTTCCGGCAGGCGCGGGAGGCGGTCGACGCGTACGTTCCGTCCGGCCAGAGCCTGGTCCTGACCGGCTTCAGCATGAGCGGCCAGACCGTCGCGGACCTGGCCGCGCACTACGGCTCCCGGGTCGCGGGGATCGGCCTGTGCGCGCCCGCCGTGTACGCGGACGCGGCCTGGTCCGAGCCGTTCGGGGCCGAGCCGGGAGCGCCGGGGACCCCGCCGGGGGCACCCGTCTCACGCTTCACCGAGATCCTCCGGACGCCCGACAGCTGGCGCGGCTCGCGCGCCCTCGACGTCTTCCGGTCGCTGCGCACCCGGGTGGTCCTGGCCGTACCCGAAGTGGACGAGATCATTCCGTACGCTGTCACGGAGGCGGTGGCGCAGGCGCTGGCCGAGGGGAACGAGCCCCGCTTCACCCGGCTGGTGTTCGAGGGCGCGCACCACCGGCTCGGGGTGTGGTTCAAGGAGCACCCGGCTGAGCGCGGGCGGTTCGTGGACGCGGTCCTGGACGACCTGGGCGCGGACGGCTGGGAGCTGACCCGCCGCTGGGTCGACAAGTCGCTTCCGCAGGGCGAGCGGGTACGGGACGCGGTGGCGCTGCGGGGCGGGTGGACTTCACAGATGCGGCTGGTCCGTACGGAGGTGGCCGACGGCATACGTACGGAGGTCGCCGACGGCATACGTCCTGAAGGCGGCGGCATACGTACAGAAGGCGGCGGTGGTGCCGAGGGTTTGCGTGCAGAGGGCGGCGGCAGCGCCGAGGGTGGGCGCACAGAATCAGCCACTTCCGTACGCGAATTGGTGCTGCGCTCCTTCGCCAAGCCCTTCTACCGGCGGCACGCGGCGGGCCTCCTCGCGCGCGAGGCCGCGGTGCTCGGGCTGCTGGCGGGGACGGGCGTGCCCGCGCCCGCGCTCGTGGCGGCCGATCCGCACGGCGAGCACTGCGACCACCCCTCGCTGCTGATGACCCGCCTGGAGGGCGCGGTCCGGCTGGACGAGGAGGGGCTGGAGCGGCGGATCGAGCTGCTCGCGGGGCAGTTGCTGGACATCCACCGCCTCCCGGTGGCGGCGGCCAACCGGCCCCGGGAGTACGAGCCCTGGACCTCCGCCGACCGGGTGCGCGTCCCGGAGGGCACCCGGCGGCCCGAGGTCTGGCGCCGGGCGGTCGACGTCATCCGGCAGCCGCCGCCCCCGTACGGGGGGTGCTTCCTGCACCGGGACTTCCACCCGGGGAACGTGCTGTTCAGCGGCGTGGGCGACGAGCTGCGGATCAGCGGGGTCGTCGACTGGGTGGAGACGTCGTGGGGCCCGGCCGCGCTCGACGTGGCGCACTGCTCGACGGCGCTCGCGCTGCTGCACGGGGCCGGGGCAGCCCGGGAGTTCGTGGCGCGGTACACCGCCGGGGGCGGGCGGCTCGGCGCCGGGCTGCTCCACTGGCAGCTCCTGGACGCGCTGGCGTACGCGCCGGACGCCGAGAAGGTCGCGGGGCCGTGGCGGGAGCTCGGGCGCACGGACCTGACGCCTGAGCTGCTGAGCGGACGGCTGGAGGAGTACATCGCGTCGCTGCTAGACGGGGAGACCGACTGAGAGGCGCGCCCAAGACGCTTGAGCGGCCCAAAGGTTGTACGCATTCGTAAAATTGGCGCAAAATCGCTGGACCGGCCAGGGGGCGGTCTGCGCCGCCGGACAGGCGCGCACCGAGGGGCGAAGGGGCGCCCGCCGGGCGGGCGCGGACAGGACGAGGTCCCCGGGCACTCACCTGGGATGCCCGAGGACCTCTCTGTCCTTCGGATCCGTTCCGACGGCGACACTCCCCCGAGGGTGGTCGTCCACCGAGCACCGGCGGCCCGGATCCGATGGAAAGATCTAATCAGCGCCCACCAACAGATCGCTAACATGTGGCCAACGGTCAGCGGGGCAGCCGGTGGACGGGCAGTGGGGGAACCGGTGGAGTTCGGCGTGTGCGTGCGATTCGGCCTGCTCGGCCCACTGACCGTGGGAGGCGAACCTGTCGGCGGCGGCAAGGTCCGTTCCCTGCTCGCCGCCCTGCTGATGCGGCCCGGCCGGGTCGTCCCCAGCGACGACCTGAAGGTGGCGCTGTGGGGCGACGACCCGCCCGCCTCCGCCACCGCGTCGCTGCACAACCACGTCGCCCGGCTGCGGCGGCTGCTCGACTCCGAGGACCGGGTACGGGCCGTGCCGCCGGGATACGTGCTGCGGGTCGACCCCGGCGAGCTCGACACCGAGGTCTTCGAGGCCCACGCGCGCGTGGCGCTCGCCGCGCACAACCGGGGCGACTGGCCGACGGTCGCCGAGGAGACCGCCGCCGCCCTCGCGCTGTGGCGCGGCGCGCCCCTCAGCGGGCTCTACGACCCGGCCGACGGCGAGCCCGCCCTGGTCCAGCGGCTCGGCGAGACCCGGCTGCTCGTCCTGGAGTGGAAGTACGAGGCGGAGCTGCGGCTCGGCCGCCATGAGGGGATCGGGCCGGAACTGGCGGCGCTGACCGGCCAGTTCCCGCTGCGCGAGGCCTTCCACCGGCAGCTGATGCTGGTGCTGCACCGCACCGGGCGTCAGGCGGAGGCGCTCGCCGTGCACCAGCGGCTGCGCCGCACCCTGGTCGAGGAGCTGGGCGTCGACCCCGGTCCCGCTGTCCAGGAGGCGCACCGGGAGATCCTGCGGGAGCCCGCGCCCCGCGCCGAGCTGCCCACCCCGGCCCAACTGCCTCCCGGCCCCGCCCATTTCACCGGCCGCGGCGATCTGGTGGCGCGGCTGTGGGCCGCCCTGACCCAGGGGAGGCGGCAGCCGCAGGAGCCCGGCGGGCCTCCGGCAGGGGCGGCGGTCCACCCCGCGGCTCCTGCACCGCGCGCGTCCGCCGCCCGGCACGAGGGCGTGCCCGCCGCCGCCCTCGCCGTGATCACCGGCATGGCCGGGGTCGGCAAGAGCGCGCTCGCCGTCCATGTGGCGCACGCCCTGCGCGAGGAGTTCCCGGACGGGCAGCTGTATCTGAACCTGCGCGGCGCGACCCCCGGGCTCCCCCCGCTCCCGCCGATCCAGGCGCTCGCCGCGCTGCTCAACGCGCTGGGCGTCGACTCCCGCAACGTCCCCGACACGCCCGACGCGGCGGCCGCGCTGCTGCGCTCCCGGCTCGCCCCGACCCGTACGCTCCTCGTCCTCGACGACGCGGCCTCCGCCGCCCAGGTACGGCACCTGCTGCCCGCCGGGGACGGCTGCGCGGTGGTCGTGACCAGCCGGTCGCCGCTGGCCGCGCTCGACGGCGCCACTCGCTTCCCGCTCGCCCCGATGACCGCCGACGAGAGCCTCGGCCTGCTCCGGGCCGTCTCCGGGCGCCAACTGGCCGACGGCGCGGCCCGGCTGGTCGAGCTCTGCGGGCGGCTGCCGCTGGCGCTGCGGGTCGCGGCCGCCCGGCTCGCCGCCCGCCGCGCGCTCAGCCCCGACGCGCTCGCCGGGCTCCTCGACGCCGAGGACGGGCGCCTGGACCACCTGGAGTACGACGACCTGAGCGTGCGCCGCTCGCTC encodes the following:
- a CDS encoding alpha/beta fold hydrolase: MAEVTELVGEFDGERISCAVAEPDAMIPSVTVVLLHGAGIGDKARLAELGEDFRSRGHRVLALDFSGHGASSGDLAELSLERRFRQAREAVDAYVPSGQSLVLTGFSMSGQTVADLAAHYGSRVAGIGLCAPAVYADAAWSEPFGAEPGAPGTPPGAPVSRFTEILRTPDSWRGSRALDVFRSLRTRVVLAVPEVDEIIPYAVTEAVAQALAEGNEPRFTRLVFEGAHHRLGVWFKEHPAERGRFVDAVLDDLGADGWELTRRWVDKSLPQGERVRDAVALRGGWTSQMRLVRTEVADGIRTEVADGIRPEGGGIRTEGGGGAEGLRAEGGGSAEGGRTESATSVRELVLRSFAKPFYRRHAAGLLAREAAVLGLLAGTGVPAPALVAADPHGEHCDHPSLLMTRLEGAVRLDEEGLERRIELLAGQLLDIHRLPVAAANRPREYEPWTSADRVRVPEGTRRPEVWRRAVDVIRQPPPPYGGCFLHRDFHPGNVLFSGVGDELRISGVVDWVETSWGPAALDVAHCSTALALLHGAGAAREFVARYTAGGGRLGAGLLHWQLLDALAYAPDAEKVAGPWRELGRTDLTPELLSGRLEEYIASLLDGETD
- a CDS encoding AfsR/SARP family transcriptional regulator, producing the protein MCVRFGLLGPLTVGGEPVGGGKVRSLLAALLMRPGRVVPSDDLKVALWGDDPPASATASLHNHVARLRRLLDSEDRVRAVPPGYVLRVDPGELDTEVFEAHARVALAAHNRGDWPTVAEETAAALALWRGAPLSGLYDPADGEPALVQRLGETRLLVLEWKYEAELRLGRHEGIGPELAALTGQFPLREAFHRQLMLVLHRTGRQAEALAVHQRLRRTLVEELGVDPGPAVQEAHREILREPAPRAELPTPAQLPPGPAHFTGRGDLVARLWAALTQGRRQPQEPGGPPAGAAVHPAAPAPRASAARHEGVPAAALAVITGMAGVGKSALAVHVAHALREEFPDGQLYLNLRGATPGLPPLPPIQALAALLNALGVDSRNVPDTPDAAAALLRSRLAPTRTLLVLDDAASAAQVRHLLPAGDGCAVVVTSRSPLAALDGATRFPLAPMTADESLGLLRAVSGRQLADGAARLVELCGRLPLALRVAAARLAARRALSPDALAGLLDAEDGRLDHLEYDDLSVRRSLAVALGALDPDAALALRRLGALDLPAYEVPVVARLMGLPEQRAGAALDRLVEVALLEEISYGRYAPHDLVRDFARELAAQDDGREAAVERGLRWYAEAARQSGLTLSPPEREGPARVPEPVGDAAPFPDTAAALAWGTANCPPS